In a single window of the Candidatus Poribacteria bacterium genome:
- a CDS encoding helix-turn-helix transcriptional regulator — MLKNVKKISSSPTVILLPDKEPNVGKEPRDSNIDKVVSRIKLRRHELKLTQTELAKVANLTPAAISQFESGARKPSFKTLSSLSDALKVTTDYLLGKANKSYDDLLADPKISAMFKGMMEFTEKDKETLYEFYEFLKMKAKQ; from the coding sequence ATACTAAAAAATGTAAAAAAAATCAGCAGCAGTCCAACTGTAATTTTGCTGCCTGATAAGGAGCCAAACGTGGGCAAAGAACCAAGAGACTCGAATATAGACAAAGTCGTCTCACGTATAAAACTACGTCGTCATGAACTGAAGTTGACACAAACAGAACTTGCAAAGGTGGCAAATCTCACACCTGCTGCGATCTCTCAATTTGAATCAGGAGCCCGAAAACCGTCGTTTAAAACACTTTCAAGTCTTTCCGATGCTTTAAAAGTCACTACCGATTACCTACTTGGAAAAGCCAACAAAAGTTACGATGACCTCTTAGCCGACCCAAAGATTAGTGCTATGTTCAAGGGGATGATGGAATTTACGGAAAAAGATAAAGAGACGCTCTACGAGTTCTATGAATTTCTTAAAATGAAAGCGAAACAGTGA
- a CDS encoding zinc-binding dehydrogenase produces MKAIVFSEQGSAEVLQYTDAPKPTLDTDEVLVKVEACAVNYLDIHARRNRPEIEEKLRREGTPHILGSDIAGTIAEIGDAVRGVAVGDRVVLAPCIPCGICSDCHRGAENLCDTQELIGFQTNGGYAEYVKAPAQNAIQMPAETLSFVNAAAIPIAYLTAWHMLMTRAQLRPEDDVLILGVGGGVGSAGLQIAKLTGASVFATASSNEKLERARQMGADVTINYKDTDFSKIVLEVTNGRGVDVVLEHVGAATWDQSIASLAKNGRLVSCGVTTGNIGTINIRKMYQKQLTLMGSALGTVAELRTLVHLAGQGKLKPIIDRILPLHRAGEAHLLLENRQNFGKICLCPRGTER; encoded by the coding sequence ATGAAAGCAATTGTTTTCTCAGAACAAGGCAGTGCAGAGGTACTTCAGTACACAGACGCACCTAAACCGACGCTTGATACCGATGAAGTTCTCGTTAAAGTCGAAGCCTGTGCGGTGAACTATCTGGATATTCACGCCCGGCGGAACCGACCGGAGATAGAAGAGAAACTCCGTCGGGAGGGGACGCCACACATACTCGGTTCCGACATCGCTGGAACAATCGCCGAAATTGGTGACGCAGTCCGCGGTGTTGCAGTTGGGGATCGCGTTGTTCTCGCACCCTGCATTCCGTGTGGTATCTGTAGCGACTGCCATCGCGGTGCCGAAAACTTGTGTGACACACAAGAACTCATCGGTTTCCAAACAAATGGCGGATACGCGGAATACGTAAAAGCTCCTGCCCAAAACGCTATTCAGATGCCAGCGGAAACCCTGTCATTTGTTAACGCCGCTGCGATACCGATAGCGTATCTCACGGCATGGCATATGCTCATGACGCGTGCCCAACTTCGTCCAGAGGACGATGTCTTAATTCTCGGTGTAGGGGGTGGGGTCGGAAGTGCGGGACTCCAAATCGCAAAATTAACGGGTGCCAGCGTCTTTGCGACAGCGAGCAGCAATGAGAAACTGGAACGCGCACGACAGATGGGGGCTGATGTTACGATTAACTACAAAGACACAGATTTTTCAAAGATTGTGCTTGAGGTAACCAATGGACGCGGTGTCGATGTTGTCCTTGAGCATGTTGGTGCTGCAACATGGGATCAGAGCATCGCGAGTCTTGCTAAAAATGGGAGGCTTGTTTCGTGTGGTGTGACAACAGGGAACATTGGCACGATTAACATCCGAAAGATGTACCAAAAGCAGCTAACACTGATGGGCTCTGCCCTCGGCACAGTCGCTGAGCTGCGAACGCTTGTCCATCTCGCTGGCCAAGGAAAACTGAAACCTATTATTGACAGGATTTTACCACTTCATCGTGCCGGTGAGGCACATTTACTCTTAGAGAACCGCCAAAATTTCGGGAAAATTTGCCTCTGTCCAAGAGGAACTGAGCGTTAA
- a CDS encoding nucleotidyltransferase domain-containing protein, whose amino-acid sequence MHQEYLKAFADKAASDVRVLGTWLEGSFATGTADRYSDIDIHLLVAEENKETFQQGLESWLSDIQSLVLFKDTFPGQMMTCITTAGLRVDVWLHIGTTITLERVKVHLLSAAEERITDIRAFGLLRCIT is encoded by the coding sequence ATGCATCAAGAATATCTGAAGGCATTTGCAGATAAAGCAGCATCGGACGTGCGCGTATTAGGAACGTGGCTTGAAGGGAGTTTTGCAACAGGCACTGCCGACAGATATTCAGATATTGACATTCATCTACTGGTCGCCGAAGAGAATAAAGAAACTTTCCAACAGGGATTAGAATCTTGGCTATCCGATATTCAGTCGTTGGTGCTCTTCAAAGACACTTTTCCTGGACAGATGATGACCTGCATCACAACAGCAGGCTTGCGAGTTGATGTCTGGTTACACATAGGAACTACAATCACCCTTGAACGCGTTAAAGTTCATCTCCTGTCTGCTGCCGAAGAGAGAATTACAGATATTAGGGCTTTCGGATTGCTTAGATGTATTACATAG
- a CDS encoding phytanoyl-CoA dioxygenase family protein — MAQTTYLADQIVSEAQIQEWVETFHERGCLFLQNVLPPDLCAQLRQDLEWALENDPNDLNGGSPAGRMHLSHRMFEHSEANRQLFDLEPIVSFAEALVAENCHVIHNNSFQTFPGGGITSWHQDDAPHYIVTDGEPPKNVRLPVLLFTANYYLTDVTEIEHGGTEVVPGSHLFGASPPNPIEGTEWEDKVQYNLGKAGSVIMFNNQVWHRGGPNQSQRTRYITQVTYGRRLVGHKYYPFMNYSMPESVYKEASPRLRRLLGFLNHGAYG, encoded by the coding sequence ATGGCACAAACAACCTACTTGGCAGATCAGATCGTCAGCGAAGCACAAATCCAGGAATGGGTAGAGACGTTCCACGAGCGAGGTTGTCTATTTTTGCAAAACGTCTTGCCTCCTGATTTATGTGCGCAACTTCGACAAGATTTAGAGTGGGCACTCGAAAACGATCCGAATGACTTAAATGGTGGAAGCCCCGCAGGTCGTATGCACTTAAGCCATCGAATGTTTGAACACAGTGAAGCCAACCGGCAATTGTTCGACCTCGAACCGATTGTCTCCTTTGCCGAGGCACTCGTCGCTGAAAATTGTCACGTCATTCACAACAATTCGTTCCAGACGTTCCCCGGTGGTGGAATTACGTCGTGGCATCAAGACGATGCACCACACTACATTGTAACGGACGGTGAACCGCCAAAGAACGTCCGGTTGCCAGTCCTGCTCTTCACGGCAAATTACTACCTCACTGATGTCACTGAAATTGAACACGGCGGCACAGAAGTTGTTCCAGGCTCACATCTTTTCGGCGCGTCGCCTCCGAATCCGATAGAAGGAACGGAGTGGGAGGACAAAGTTCAGTACAACCTTGGAAAAGCGGGCAGCGTTATCATGTTCAACAATCAGGTCTGGCATCGCGGGGGTCCGAATCAGAGCCAGCGCACCCGATATATCACACAGGTGACCTACGGTCGCCGCCTTGTTGGGCATAAATACTACCCGTTTATGAACTATAGTATGCCTGAGTCTGTTTACAAAGAGGCAAGTCCTCGTTTACGCAGACTTCTCGGCTTCCTTAACCACGGTGCTTATGGGTAA
- a CDS encoding DUF350 domain-containing protein has protein sequence MTAVLHRYLLNKETIKMAKKIVFTTLILVTVAITAFVLFSHNAVAQSDAAASGDVPMIDFKVLGGFIIEGIVFSIVGLIILMVGYKVFDMATPYDLNRQIAEENNTAAGIAVAGVLISLGIIVAAAMG, from the coding sequence ATGACGGCTGTCTTACACCGATACCTACTAAATAAGGAGACTATTAAAATGGCTAAGAAGATTGTATTCACTACGCTTATCCTGGTTACTGTCGCAATTACTGCCTTTGTCCTATTCTCACATAACGCCGTTGCCCAATCCGATGCGGCTGCGTCTGGAGATGTCCCGATGATAGACTTTAAAGTCTTGGGTGGTTTTATCATTGAAGGCATTGTCTTCAGTATCGTCGGTTTAATCATTTTGATGGTAGGCTACAAAGTCTTCGATATGGCGACCCCCTACGACTTAAACCGTCAGATCGCCGAAGAGAACAACACCGCGGCGGGTATTGCAGTTGCGGGTGTCCTCATCTCACTCGGCATTATCGTCGCTGCAGCGATGGGTTAG